The Eubacteriaceae bacterium Marseille-Q4139 genome has a window encoding:
- the sfsA gene encoding DNA/RNA nuclease SfsA, which yields MHYPNVTTGIFLSRPNRFLAHVRTEQGEVVCHVKNTGRLKELLLPGTRAAVQFHPDAAAMGRKTAYSLIAVTKPSPDGEAWVNIDSQAPNQAAYEWLTKGCGLPFCPAPENVRREVRFQDSRFDLSFSYGGQTWFMEVKGVTLDKNGTAMFPDAPTERGIKHLNELSLASASGYGACVLFVLQMKGIKAFSPNRETHPEFADALIRARENGVHVWAYDCTVLKDAMSIDRPVPVIF from the coding sequence ATGCACTACCCCAACGTCACCACAGGCATTTTTCTCTCCCGCCCCAACCGCTTCCTGGCCCATGTGCGGACAGAGCAGGGGGAAGTCGTCTGCCACGTAAAAAATACCGGCCGCCTGAAAGAGCTGCTTCTTCCCGGCACCCGCGCCGCCGTCCAGTTTCACCCGGATGCGGCCGCCATGGGCAGGAAAACGGCTTACTCCCTGATTGCCGTCACGAAGCCGTCTCCCGACGGTGAGGCCTGGGTCAACATCGACTCCCAGGCGCCGAACCAGGCGGCGTATGAATGGCTGACGAAAGGCTGCGGCCTCCCGTTCTGCCCGGCTCCTGAAAACGTGCGCCGGGAGGTACGGTTTCAGGATTCCAGGTTCGACCTTTCCTTTTCTTACGGCGGCCAGACATGGTTTATGGAGGTCAAGGGCGTGACCTTAGATAAAAACGGGACTGCCATGTTCCCGGACGCGCCGACGGAACGCGGCATCAAGCATTTAAACGAACTTTCCCTGGCGTCCGCGTCGGGATACGGCGCCTGCGTGCTTTTTGTCCTCCAGATGAAGGGGATTAAGGCTTTTTCGCCGAACCGCGAGACTCATCCGGAGTTTGCCGATGCCCTCATTCGTGCCAGGGAAAACGGCGTCCATGTCTGGGCTTACGACTGCACCGTTTTAAAGGACGCCATGTCCATCGACCGGCCGGTGCCGGTGATTTTTTAA
- a CDS encoding glutamine synthetase III encodes MSDVINVAEIFGENVFNDAAMKERLPKNVYRKLKETIENGSELDPSIADVVAHAMKDWAVENGATHYTHWFQPLTGITAEKHESFIGSPDAAGKIIMDLSGKELIKGEPDASSFPSGGLRATFEARGYTAWDCTSPAFLKKDATGVTLCIPTAFCSYRGEALDKKTPLLRSMEAVDKQAVRIFHLFGNTAVKRVVPSVGPEQEYFLVDREKYLQRKDLIYTGRTLFGAMPPKGQEMDDHYYGVIRERIGAYMKEINEELWKLGVSAKTQHNEVAPGQHELATIYTKANVAVDHNQLVMETMKKVASRRGLACLLHEKPFKGVNGSGKHNNWSLTSDTGINMLDPGVTPHENIQFLLVLACILKAVDRHADLLRQSAAVPGNDYRLGAQEAPPAIISIFLGEQLEDVIDQLCSTGLATHSKSGGTLKTGVTTLPDLDKDATDRNRTSPFAFTGNKFEFRMVGSSDSVASANVVLNTIVAEAFKEAADVLEKADDFDTAVHDLIKTMLVEHKRIIFNGNGYTEEWVEEAERRGLPNLRSMVDSIPALITPKAVKLFGDFGVYTKAELEARAEIEYEAYAKSVNIEAKTMIDMAGKQIIPAVIRYTTMLAESLGTVKNACPEADVSVQTELLLETSDLLSEMKTALAKLASVTEECAAVEDVKEKAERYHKEVAPAMEELRAPADRLEMIVGKEFWPFPSYGDLIFEV; translated from the coding sequence ATGAGCGATGTCATCAATGTGGCAGAAATTTTCGGGGAGAATGTCTTTAACGACGCGGCTATGAAGGAACGCCTTCCCAAAAACGTGTACAGGAAACTGAAGGAGACCATTGAGAATGGAAGTGAGCTGGATCCGTCCATCGCCGATGTGGTTGCCCATGCTATGAAGGACTGGGCTGTGGAAAACGGCGCGACCCACTACACCCACTGGTTCCAGCCCCTGACCGGCATTACGGCCGAAAAACATGAATCTTTTATCGGTAGCCCGGATGCGGCCGGCAAAATCATCATGGATCTGTCGGGCAAGGAACTGATTAAGGGCGAACCGGATGCATCTTCGTTCCCGTCCGGAGGCCTGCGGGCGACCTTCGAGGCCCGCGGCTATACAGCATGGGACTGCACCTCGCCGGCATTCTTAAAAAAGGACGCCACCGGCGTTACGCTCTGCATCCCGACGGCCTTCTGTTCTTACCGCGGCGAGGCGCTTGATAAGAAAACGCCGCTTCTGCGTTCCATGGAGGCGGTTGACAAGCAGGCAGTCCGGATTTTCCACCTGTTCGGGAATACGGCAGTGAAGCGCGTTGTCCCGTCCGTAGGGCCGGAGCAGGAATATTTCCTGGTGGACAGGGAGAAATATCTTCAGAGAAAAGACTTGATTTACACGGGCCGGACGCTGTTCGGAGCCATGCCGCCAAAAGGGCAGGAGATGGACGATCATTACTACGGCGTCATCCGTGAGCGCATCGGCGCATATATGAAGGAGATCAACGAGGAGCTATGGAAGCTCGGTGTCTCCGCAAAAACACAGCACAACGAGGTGGCGCCGGGACAGCATGAGCTGGCGACTATCTACACGAAGGCCAACGTGGCCGTCGATCACAACCAGCTGGTGATGGAGACAATGAAAAAGGTGGCAAGCCGCCGCGGACTGGCATGTCTTCTCCATGAAAAACCGTTCAAGGGTGTGAACGGCTCCGGAAAGCACAACAACTGGTCATTGACTTCCGATACCGGCATCAACATGCTGGATCCCGGCGTGACGCCCCATGAAAATATCCAGTTCCTTCTGGTGCTGGCATGCATTTTAAAGGCTGTCGACCGGCATGCGGATCTGCTCCGCCAGTCAGCGGCCGTTCCGGGAAATGACTACCGCCTTGGGGCTCAGGAGGCGCCGCCAGCCATCATCTCCATTTTCCTCGGCGAGCAGCTTGAGGACGTGATCGACCAGCTTTGCAGCACCGGCCTTGCGACTCATTCCAAGTCCGGCGGAACCTTAAAGACCGGCGTTACGACGCTTCCGGATCTGGATAAAGACGCCACCGACCGCAACCGTACCTCGCCATTTGCCTTTACGGGAAACAAGTTTGAGTTCCGTATGGTGGGCTCCTCCGACTCCGTGGCATCTGCAAACGTGGTGTTAAATACCATCGTGGCCGAGGCCTTCAAAGAGGCGGCAGACGTCCTGGAAAAGGCAGACGATTTCGATACGGCTGTCCATGACCTGATTAAGACGATGTTAGTAGAGCACAAGCGGATTATCTTTAACGGCAACGGCTACACAGAAGAGTGGGTGGAGGAAGCCGAGCGGAGAGGGCTTCCGAACTTAAGATCTATGGTAGATTCCATCCCGGCGCTGATTACTCCGAAGGCTGTTAAGCTGTTCGGCGATTTCGGCGTCTACACGAAGGCTGAGTTAGAGGCGCGGGCTGAGATCGAGTATGAGGCATACGCAAAGTCCGTGAACATCGAAGCGAAGACCATGATCGACATGGCAGGGAAACAGATCATCCCGGCCGTGATCCGATACACGACGATGCTTGCAGAATCCCTTGGAACCGTGAAGAACGCCTGCCCGGAGGCAGACGTGAGCGTCCAGACCGAGCTTCTTCTTGAGACATCGGATCTGCTTTCTGAGATGAAGACGGCTCTCGCAAAGCTTGCCAGCGTAACAGAGGAATGCGCGGCAGTGGAGGATGTCAAGGAAAAGGCAGAGCGGTACCACAAAGAGGTGGCTCCGGCCATGGAGGAACTGAGAGCTCCGGCCGACCGGCTCGAGATGATCGTGGGCAAGGAATTCTGGCCGTTCCCGAGCTATGGGGATTTGATTTTTGAAGTGTAA
- a CDS encoding ferrous iron transporter B: protein MKLKIALAGNPNVGKSTIFNALTKLRQHTGNWPGKTVACASGNFTIHDASFSIVDLPGIYSFDTRSEEENIARDYISERDFDCLLLVCDATCLERGLCLLKQAAGLLKNGRTEPAFAAQSAGAVPETSSAAQAAGAVPETAFMAQSAGAAAETGSLPMPQVVLCVNLCDEAEKKGIRIDFSRLERVLGIPVIPCRARERQGLLDLKRVLFRLAREKARQEGTGDGSPAEGTPVRSSARGDKHEGTPAHASAEARLPKRTDSPYIKKRLPADFLPEDLASQTVSYTKKDYRKRDDMLDRFLTGPVTGTAVMCLLLTAVFWLTITGANYPSAVLYDFFFKIETALVSAARAAGLPQWFIGAFLLGVFRVVSWIVSVMLPPMAIFFPLFTLLEDLGYLPRAAFNMDGAFHKCRACGKQCLTMAMGLGCNAAGVVGCRIIDSPRERLVAILTNSLVPCNGRFPLLLTMISLFLIGNTGGAPGFSSVLTALALTGFILAGVFMTLFASWLLSCTVLKGVPSSFTLELPPYRRPQIGKVIVRSVLDRTLFVLGRAVAVAAPAGLFIWILANVPAGDGTLLSVLSGFLDPLGTLMGLDGIILMAFILGFPANEIVLPIILMAYLQTGALTDMADQNALLALLTAHGWTMKTAICMAVFSLFHWPCSTTCLTIRKETGSMKWTALAFLLPTVIGVSLCILISVLWDAACLL from the coding sequence ATGAAGCTTAAAATTGCCCTGGCCGGAAATCCCAATGTGGGAAAGAGTACGATTTTCAATGCGCTGACGAAGCTCAGGCAGCATACGGGGAATTGGCCCGGAAAAACCGTGGCCTGCGCCTCCGGGAATTTTACCATCCACGACGCGTCGTTTTCCATCGTGGATCTGCCCGGCATCTATTCCTTTGACACCCGTTCCGAGGAGGAAAACATCGCCAGGGACTACATTTCGGAGCGGGATTTCGACTGCCTGCTCTTAGTCTGCGACGCCACCTGCCTCGAGCGGGGGCTCTGCCTTTTAAAGCAGGCCGCAGGGCTCTTAAAAAACGGCAGGACGGAACCGGCGTTTGCGGCCCAGTCCGCGGGGGCGGTTCCCGAGACTTCCTCTGCGGCCCAAGCCGCGGGGGCGGTTCCCGAAACTGCCTTTATGGCCCAGTCCGCAGGAGCGGCCGCGGAAACCGGCTCTCTCCCGATGCCCCAGGTCGTCCTCTGCGTAAACCTCTGCGACGAGGCAGAAAAAAAGGGGATCCGAATCGACTTTTCCCGCCTGGAACGTGTCTTAGGAATCCCCGTCATCCCCTGCCGCGCCAGGGAGCGCCAGGGACTTCTTGACTTAAAACGTGTTTTGTTCCGGCTTGCCAGGGAAAAGGCCAGGCAGGAAGGCACAGGGGACGGCTCCCCGGCCGAAGGGACGCCAGTGCGCAGCTCTGCCCGTGGGGACAAACACGAGGGAACCCCGGCGCATGCCAGCGCCGAAGCGCGGCTCCCAAAACGCACAGATTCCCCTTACATCAAAAAAAGGCTCCCGGCAGATTTTCTGCCGGAAGACCTGGCTTCCCAAACGGTTTCCTACACGAAAAAGGATTACCGGAAGCGGGATGATATGCTGGACCGGTTCCTCACAGGGCCGGTGACAGGGACGGCTGTCATGTGCCTTCTCCTCACCGCCGTGTTCTGGCTCACCATCACCGGCGCCAACTACCCGTCCGCGGTTTTATATGATTTCTTTTTTAAAATCGAGACGGCGCTTGTCTCGGCCGCCAGGGCGGCCGGGCTGCCCCAGTGGTTCATCGGCGCCTTTCTCCTCGGCGTGTTCCGGGTCGTCTCCTGGATCGTGTCGGTCATGCTGCCGCCGATGGCGATTTTCTTCCCGCTTTTTACGCTCTTAGAAGACCTCGGCTACCTTCCCCGGGCCGCCTTCAACATGGACGGCGCGTTCCACAAATGCCGCGCCTGCGGAAAACAGTGCCTCACCATGGCCATGGGGCTCGGCTGCAACGCGGCCGGCGTCGTCGGCTGCCGCATCATTGACTCGCCGAGGGAGCGGCTTGTGGCGATCTTAACCAACAGCCTCGTGCCATGCAACGGGCGGTTCCCGCTGCTGCTCACGATGATTTCTTTGTTCCTCATCGGAAACACCGGCGGCGCACCCGGCTTTTCCTCCGTCCTCACGGCCCTGGCCCTCACCGGTTTTATCCTGGCCGGCGTTTTCATGACGCTATTTGCCTCCTGGCTTCTCTCCTGCACGGTGTTAAAGGGCGTCCCTTCGTCCTTTACCCTGGAGCTTCCGCCTTACCGCCGGCCGCAGATCGGGAAGGTCATCGTCCGCTCGGTCCTTGACCGCACGCTTTTCGTCCTGGGCCGCGCCGTAGCCGTAGCCGCGCCGGCCGGGCTTTTCATCTGGATCCTCGCCAACGTGCCGGCCGGGGACGGGACGCTCCTTTCGGTGCTCTCCGGCTTCCTTGACCCGCTCGGAACACTCATGGGATTGGACGGCATCATTCTCATGGCCTTTATCCTCGGCTTCCCGGCCAACGAGATCGTCCTGCCCATCATCTTAATGGCGTACCTTCAGACCGGCGCGCTCACCGACATGGCCGACCAGAACGCCCTGTTAGCCCTCTTAACGGCCCATGGCTGGACCATGAAGACGGCCATCTGCATGGCTGTGTTTTCGCTGTTCCACTGGCCGTGTTCCACCACCTGCTTAACGATCCGCAAGGAGACCGGCAGCATGAAATGGACGGCACTCGCCTTCCTTCTTCCCACGGTGATCGGGGTTTCCTTATGCATCCTGATCTCCGTCCTCTGGGACGCGGCCTGCCTGCTCTGA
- the fba gene encoding class II fructose-1,6-bisphosphate aldolase — protein sequence MLVTAKEMLEKARDGKYAVGHFNINNLEWTKAILQTAEELRSPVILGVSEGAGKYMAGYKTVVGMVNGMLEELKITVPVALHLDHGSYEGCLKCIEAGFSSIMFDGSHYPIEENVEKTKELVRICREKGMSLEAEVGAIGGEEDGVVGMGECADPNECKMIADLGVDMLAAGIGNIHGKYPANWKGLSFETLAAVKEKVGDMPLVLHGGTGIPEDMIKKAISLGVAKINVNTECQLSFAEATRKYIEAGKDLEGKGFDPRKLLAPGAEAIKETVKAKMELFGSVGKA from the coding sequence ATGTTAGTAACAGCGAAAGAAATGCTTGAAAAAGCAAGAGACGGCAAATACGCAGTCGGCCATTTCAACATCAACAACCTGGAGTGGACGAAGGCCATCCTTCAGACTGCGGAAGAGTTAAGATCCCCGGTGATTCTCGGAGTATCCGAAGGCGCCGGAAAGTACATGGCCGGCTATAAGACGGTCGTTGGAATGGTAAACGGAATGCTGGAAGAGCTTAAAATTACAGTTCCGGTTGCCCTTCATCTGGATCACGGCAGCTACGAAGGCTGCTTAAAATGTATCGAGGCCGGATTCTCTTCCATCATGTTCGACGGCTCCCACTATCCGATTGAGGAGAACGTGGAGAAGACGAAAGAGCTTGTACGGATCTGCCGCGAGAAGGGAATGTCCCTGGAGGCAGAAGTCGGCGCCATCGGCGGCGAGGAAGACGGCGTTGTTGGCATGGGCGAATGTGCTGACCCCAACGAATGCAAGATGATTGCTGACCTGGGCGTAGACATGCTGGCTGCCGGTATCGGCAACATTCACGGAAAATACCCGGCAAACTGGAAAGGACTCAGCTTCGAGACCCTGGCTGCCGTAAAAGAAAAAGTAGGCGACATGCCGCTTGTACTCCACGGCGGCACCGGTATCCCGGAAGACATGATTAAGAAGGCAATCTCTCTCGGCGTCGCTAAAATCAACGTAAACACCGAGTGCCAGCTCTCCTTCGCAGAGGCTACGAGAAAGTACATCGAAGCCGGCAAAGACCTTGAGGGCAAGGGCTTCGACCCGAGAAAACTTCTGGCTCCGGGCGCAGAGGCTATTAAGGAGACTGTAAAAGCAAAAATGGAGCTGTTCGGCTCCGTCGGAAAAGCCTGA
- a CDS encoding threonine synthase translates to MEELFYSSTRGGETGVTASMAILKGLAGDGGLFMPEKIPALPVSLRELAGMTYQETAYAVMKEFLTDFTETELKDCIARAYDEKFDTAEIAPVTKAEGNYYLELFHGKTIAFKDMALSILPHLMTAAARKNGEDKEILILTATSGDTGKAAMAGFADVPGTKIMVFYPKDGVSRIQELQMLTQEGENTAVVGLYGNFDDAQTGVKQIFEDKTFEKELADMGIRLSSANSINIGRLVPQIVYYVYAYGRLLKEGEIEEGEEINVSVPTGNFGNILAAYFAKQMGIPYGTLICASNDNKVLYDFFTSGTYDKNREFFLTTSPSMDILVSSNLERLLYLSCGRDAKKTKALMESLKETGRYEITPDMREFMGDFAAGFADMDECAEEIRWVYEDAGYVLDPHTAVAAAVTEKYESRTGDYRKTVIVSTASPYKFAETVVKAIGGEKDGCEGFAAVDALHELTGLAVPKAVEELRRAPVRHTKTCRPEEMTETVKFAFQTGKNEI, encoded by the coding sequence ATGGAGGAACTATTTTACAGCAGTACCAGAGGCGGCGAAACAGGAGTCACCGCTTCGATGGCGATATTAAAGGGACTGGCCGGGGACGGCGGGCTTTTTATGCCGGAGAAGATCCCGGCGCTTCCCGTAAGCCTCAGAGAACTCGCAGGCATGACCTACCAGGAGACGGCTTACGCCGTCATGAAGGAATTCCTGACGGACTTTACTGAGACGGAGTTAAAAGACTGCATTGCACGCGCCTACGACGAAAAATTTGACACGGCAGAAATTGCGCCGGTCACGAAGGCAGAGGGGAACTATTATCTGGAGCTGTTCCATGGAAAGACCATCGCTTTTAAGGACATGGCCCTCTCCATCCTGCCGCACCTCATGACAGCCGCGGCCAGAAAGAACGGCGAGGACAAAGAAATCCTCATTCTGACGGCCACCTCCGGCGACACGGGAAAGGCGGCCATGGCCGGCTTCGCAGACGTTCCGGGAACGAAAATCATGGTTTTTTACCCGAAGGACGGAGTGAGCCGAATCCAGGAGCTCCAGATGCTGACCCAGGAGGGCGAAAACACCGCGGTCGTCGGGCTTTACGGCAACTTCGACGATGCCCAGACAGGCGTCAAGCAGATTTTTGAGGACAAGACGTTTGAAAAAGAGCTGGCAGACATGGGAATCCGGCTTTCCTCGGCCAACTCCATCAACATCGGCCGCCTGGTTCCCCAGATCGTCTACTATGTCTATGCCTACGGCCGCCTTTTAAAAGAAGGCGAGATCGAAGAGGGCGAGGAAATCAACGTATCCGTCCCCACCGGAAACTTCGGGAATATCCTGGCAGCATATTTTGCAAAGCAGATGGGAATCCCTTACGGAACGCTCATCTGTGCTTCCAACGACAACAAAGTCCTCTATGACTTTTTCACGAGCGGGACATATGATAAGAACCGCGAATTTTTCCTCACCACGTCACCGTCCATGGACATCCTGGTTTCCAGCAACTTAGAGCGCCTGCTGTATTTAAGCTGCGGCCGCGACGCCAAAAAGACAAAGGCTCTGATGGAGTCGTTAAAAGAGACGGGACGTTACGAAATCACGCCGGATATGCGGGAATTCATGGGCGATTTTGCGGCCGGCTTCGCAGACATGGACGAGTGCGCTGAGGAAATCCGCTGGGTATATGAAGATGCGGGATACGTGCTCGATCCCCACACGGCGGTGGCTGCGGCTGTGACGGAAAAATATGAAAGCAGGACAGGCGATTACAGAAAAACGGTCATTGTTTCTACGGCCAGCCCATATAAATTTGCTGAGACCGTCGTAAAAGCCATCGGCGGGGAAAAGGACGGCTGTGAAGGCTTTGCGGCTGTCGACGCCCTCCATGAGCTTACCGGGCTTGCGGTTCCGAAGGCTGTGGAAGAGCTCCGCCGCGCCCCGGTCCGCCATACGAAGACCTGCCGGCCGGAAGAAATGACGGAAACTGTGAAATTTGCTTTTCAAACGGGAAAAAATGAGATATAA
- a CDS encoding NAD(P)H-dependent oxidoreductase, giving the protein MQGNGAAFSASEGVPSGDFPGTEAMTASGRAPAGHAGLCGRRLLFAVPLGRDGINLSYYRLLAWLRRNGQSLEASVAGLIVDAGSELYTKSLAKELTAAANQAGCAFVGRPLVEGTASLDNFLVQAANMDTDRFGAYKKSARLLAEQLLSFSWTGKEHPHLLVLHASNHKTSNTLAIWDRIRKPLEAAGIEIEEINLRNGTLSDCAGCPYQMCLHFGERGQCFYGGVMSEDVYPAVRRADGILLLCPNYNDALSANLTAFVNRLTALFRTTRFYEKALFSVIVSGYSGSDILAGQLIAALNMNKTFFLPGNFCMMETANKAGAAMQLPGIEERIGQFSERIIAVLKGNGIC; this is encoded by the coding sequence ATGCAGGGGAACGGCGCAGCGTTTTCGGCTTCGGAAGGCGTGCCTTCCGGAGATTTCCCGGGAACGGAGGCCATGACGGCTTCGGGCCGCGCCCCGGCCGGCCATGCCGGTCTTTGCGGCCGCCGTCTCCTGTTTGCCGTCCCTTTAGGGCGTGACGGCATTAACCTTTCCTACTACCGGCTTCTGGCGTGGCTTCGCAGGAACGGGCAGTCCCTTGAGGCTTCCGTTGCAGGCCTGATTGTGGATGCCGGCAGCGAGCTTTACACAAAATCCCTGGCAAAGGAGCTGACTGCGGCGGCCAACCAGGCCGGCTGCGCCTTTGTGGGGCGGCCGTTGGTGGAGGGCACGGCGTCCCTGGACAATTTCCTCGTCCAGGCGGCCAACATGGATACCGACCGGTTCGGCGCCTACAAAAAGAGCGCGAGGCTTCTGGCCGAACAGCTTCTTTCCTTTTCCTGGACAGGGAAAGAACATCCGCATCTTCTCGTCCTCCACGCCTCCAACCATAAAACCTCCAACACGCTTGCCATCTGGGATCGGATCCGAAAGCCCCTTGAGGCCGCCGGCATTGAAATCGAGGAAATCAACCTCCGGAACGGAACCCTTTCCGACTGCGCCGGCTGTCCGTACCAGATGTGCCTCCACTTTGGCGAGCGGGGACAGTGCTTTTACGGCGGCGTCATGTCGGAGGACGTCTACCCGGCTGTCAGGCGCGCCGACGGAATTTTGCTGCTCTGTCCCAACTATAACGACGCCCTTTCGGCCAACCTGACCGCCTTTGTGAACCGCCTGACGGCTCTGTTCCGCACCACGCGGTTTTACGAAAAGGCGCTGTTTAGCGTCATTGTATCGGGGTATTCCGGAAGCGATATCCTGGCGGGCCAGCTCATCGCCGCCTTAAACATGAACAAGACCTTTTTCCTGCCCGGGAATTTCTGCATGATGGAGACGGCCAACAAGGCCGGCGCCGCCATGCAGCTTCCTGGCATCGAGGAGCGGATCGGGCAGTTCTCGGAACGGATTATCGCCGTATTAAAAGGAAACGGCATCTGCTAG
- a CDS encoding cell wall-binding protein gives MVHRKRFAAAFLSLSLAFTALGPVMQSPAAAWEKTASGGYESSDGSVLTGIVARGIDVSHWKQTIDWNAVARDDVQFVMLGTRYDNAVDPYFHVNAQGAYNAGLKVGAYIYSYATTTAAAEQEANFVLNLIKNYPISYPVVMDVESTEMSGLTPAQLADVINAFCAKIENAGYYPMVYTNEYWLTSKIDMTKVHYDVWVARYNERPSYSGAAMWQATNKGSINGISGDVDINFALKNFSDKLPADRWRLIDGNWYYYKNYVMQTGWVNDGQSWYYMNQDGTQYKGWLLLDNSYYYLLPKTGQMQTGWIQVDGKWYYMNSDGRMANEWVQVDGKWYYLLDGAMVTGWLRIGDTYYYLKSDGAMATGWRYMDNAYYYFNTDGTLVRGWADIDGKRYFLKTDGTMVTGWQVIDGVQYYFDSSGAMGTKWQQIDGSWYYFDDAGKMVTGWIQVDGRYYYLHTDGKMVTGWQSDGTNKYYMDTSSGKMAVGWKQIDGYWYYFNTSGHMIIGWLNDGGKYYYLDPSTGRMAANGSLVINNVNYTFNADGVCQNEASAIDGGSAGSVYSSPTGNSSGNSVTNVTTPGTSTPGTTGTVTGNSSVTNGGVTTPGGSNVTTPGNSSSPGNNVTVPGSSSSSGNNVTVPGSSTTPGSSTGNNSGYISSPGNSGNTGTPGSSYNSGYTNTPGSSYNSGYANTPGSSYNSGYANSPGSSYNSGTSSSPDVSYNTSDGLREFQTGGPK, from the coding sequence ATGGTACATAGGAAACGGTTCGCGGCTGCTTTCCTGAGCCTGTCTCTCGCTTTCACCGCATTGGGCCCGGTGATGCAGTCCCCGGCTGCCGCATGGGAGAAGACGGCTTCCGGCGGATATGAGAGCAGCGACGGCTCTGTCCTGACCGGGATCGTGGCGAGGGGGATTGATGTGTCCCACTGGAAACAGACTATCGACTGGAACGCAGTGGCGCGCGACGACGTCCAGTTCGTCATGCTCGGGACAAGGTACGACAATGCTGTCGATCCATACTTCCATGTAAACGCCCAGGGCGCTTACAATGCAGGCCTCAAGGTGGGCGCCTACATATATTCCTACGCCACGACGACAGCGGCGGCGGAACAGGAAGCAAACTTTGTGCTGAACCTGATTAAAAATTATCCGATCTCCTATCCGGTCGTCATGGATGTGGAGTCCACGGAGATGAGCGGCCTGACGCCCGCACAGCTTGCAGACGTCATCAACGCCTTCTGCGCGAAGATCGAAAATGCCGGCTATTATCCGATGGTTTACACCAACGAATACTGGCTGACGAGCAAAATCGACATGACGAAGGTACATTACGATGTGTGGGTGGCAAGGTACAATGAAAGGCCGAGCTATTCCGGCGCCGCCATGTGGCAGGCTACCAACAAGGGCAGCATCAATGGAATCTCCGGCGATGTGGACATCAATTTTGCCCTGAAAAACTTTTCCGACAAACTGCCGGCTGACCGCTGGCGGCTGATTGACGGGAACTGGTATTATTATAAGAACTATGTAATGCAGACCGGGTGGGTCAATGACGGCCAGAGCTGGTACTACATGAACCAGGACGGCACACAGTACAAGGGCTGGCTGCTGCTCGACAACAGCTACTACTATCTGCTGCCGAAGACAGGCCAGATGCAGACCGGATGGATCCAGGTGGACGGCAAGTGGTATTACATGAATTCCGACGGCCGCATGGCAAACGAATGGGTGCAGGTGGACGGCAAATGGTACTATCTGCTGGACGGCGCCATGGTAACCGGGTGGCTCAGAATCGGCGATACCTATTATTATCTGAAGAGCGACGGCGCCATGGCGACGGGATGGCGGTACATGGACAACGCCTACTATTATTTCAACACGGACGGAACGCTCGTGCGCGGCTGGGCTGACATTGACGGCAAGCGGTATTTCTTAAAGACCGACGGAACCATGGTGACGGGATGGCAGGTCATCGACGGCGTTCAGTATTACTTTGATTCCAGCGGCGCCATGGGAACGAAGTGGCAGCAGATCGACGGAAGCTGGTACTATTTTGATGATGCAGGAAAGATGGTGACGGGCTGGATTCAGGTGGACGGACGGTACTATTACCTGCACACCGACGGTAAGATGGTAACGGGCTGGCAGAGCGACGGCACCAACAAGTATTACATGGACACGTCCTCCGGCAAGATGGCCGTGGGCTGGAAGCAGATTGACGGCTACTGGTACTATTTCAATACGTCGGGCCATATGATTATCGGCTGGCTGAACGACGGCGGGAAGTATTACTACCTTGACCCGTCCACGGGACGCATGGCTGCCAACGGCTCCCTTGTGATCAACAACGTCAATTATACCTTCAACGCGGACGGTGTCTGCCAGAATGAGGCGTCCGCCATCGACGGCGGCTCGGCCGGAAGCGTATATTCTTCCCCGACAGGGAACTCGTCCGGAAATTCCGTGACGAACGTGACGACTCCGGGCACCTCGACGCCGGGTACCACCGGGACGGTCACGGGGAATTCTTCCGTGACAAACGGCGGCGTGACGACACCGGGCGGGAGCAATGTGACAACGCCTGGAAATTCGTCGTCTCCTGGAAACAATGTGACGGTTCCGGGCAGTTCATCGTCCTCCGGAAACAATGTGACAGTTCCGGGCAGTTCGACAACGCCGGGAAGCAGCACCGGCAACAATTCCGGCTATATCAGCTCGCCTGGAAACTCCGGAAATACAGGCACGCCGGGTTCTTCCTACAACTCCGGCTATACGAATACTCCTGGTTCCTCCTATAACTCCGGTTATGCCAACACCCCGGGCTCCTCTTATAACTCCGGTTATGCCAACTCCCCGGGTTCTTCCTATAACTCCGGCACAAGCTCCTCGCCGGATGTCTCCTACAATACCTCCGATGGGCTCCGGGAGTTCCAGACGGGAGGGCCGAAGTAA
- a CDS encoding ferrous iron transport protein A, producing the protein MVIPLNQINPGQHAKIVFIANNGPMAGRLFDLGFVPGSVLSCVLQKKRRNIAAYLVRSAVIALRNEDSRLIMVEPLEKEGL; encoded by the coding sequence ATGGTAATCCCATTGAACCAGATAAATCCCGGACAGCATGCAAAAATCGTTTTTATTGCCAACAACGGCCCCATGGCGGGACGGCTTTTTGACCTGGGGTTCGTGCCGGGGTCTGTCCTTTCCTGCGTGCTTCAGAAAAAGCGCCGAAACATTGCCGCCTATCTCGTCCGCTCCGCCGTCATCGCCCTGCGGAACGAGGACAGCCGGCTTATCATGGTGGAACCGCTGGAAAAGGAGGGCTTATGA